One segment of Streptomyces roseifaciens DNA contains the following:
- a CDS encoding FecCD family ABC transporter permease — MNETAPGAVAPAVGRAAPIRRATLLLAGVAALAVCAALSLAAGSRPVPLATVWHALAGDDAGRDGLVVTGLRVPRTVIGLVVGAALGVAGAVAQGVTRNPLASPTTLGINAGASFAVVTAIYALGLTRPVEYLWFAFGGAALATVAVLALARHAGELDPVRLALGGTVLAAVLSAWTSAVMLASHRTLDEARFWLAGSLAGRQTDILLPVLAPLLAGLVLALAITPALNALALGDETAQALGVPVARVRAAGGLAVVLLAASSVAVAGPLSFVALAAPHLVRKLLGADHRWLVPGCLVAGPLLLLGSDIAGRVVLAPTEIEVGIVTAFLGAPMLALLARKATR; from the coding sequence GTGAACGAGACCGCTCCAGGAGCCGTCGCGCCCGCCGTCGGGCGTGCGGCTCCGATTCGCCGGGCCACCCTGCTCCTTGCAGGCGTGGCCGCGCTCGCCGTGTGCGCGGCGCTCAGCCTCGCGGCCGGCTCGCGCCCGGTGCCCCTGGCCACCGTGTGGCACGCGCTGGCCGGGGACGACGCCGGACGCGACGGCCTGGTCGTCACCGGGCTGCGCGTCCCACGGACCGTGATCGGCCTGGTCGTCGGCGCGGCGCTCGGCGTCGCGGGAGCCGTCGCCCAGGGCGTCACCCGCAACCCCCTGGCCTCGCCCACCACCCTCGGCATCAACGCCGGGGCGAGCTTCGCGGTCGTCACCGCCATCTACGCGCTGGGCCTCACCCGCCCCGTGGAGTACCTGTGGTTCGCCTTCGGGGGCGCCGCGCTCGCCACCGTCGCCGTGCTGGCGCTCGCCCGCCACGCCGGCGAACTCGACCCCGTACGGCTCGCGCTGGGCGGGACCGTGCTGGCCGCCGTCCTCAGCGCCTGGACCTCCGCGGTCATGCTGGCGAGCCACCGGACGCTGGACGAGGCCCGCTTCTGGCTGGCCGGTTCGCTCGCCGGGCGGCAGACCGACATCCTGCTGCCCGTCCTCGCGCCCCTGCTCGCCGGTCTCGTGCTGGCCCTCGCCATCACGCCCGCGCTCAACGCCCTCGCCCTCGGCGACGAGACCGCGCAGGCGCTCGGCGTGCCGGTCGCGAGGGTCCGCGCCGCCGGCGGGCTGGCCGTGGTGCTGCTCGCCGCGTCGTCCGTCGCCGTCGCGGGCCCGCTGTCCTTCGTGGCGCTCGCCGCCCCGCACCTCGTCCGCAAGCTCCTCGGCGCGGACCACCGCTGGCTCGTCCCGGGCTGTCTCGTCGCCGGGCCGCTGCTGCTCCTCGGCTCCGACATCGCCGGGCGGGTCGTCCTGGCCCCCACGGAGATCGAGGTCGGCATCGTCACGGCCTTCCTCGGCGCCCCGATGCTGGCCCTCCTCGCACGGAAGGCGACCCGATGA